One part of the Vicia villosa cultivar HV-30 ecotype Madison, WI linkage group LG6, Vvil1.0, whole genome shotgun sequence genome encodes these proteins:
- the LOC131612506 gene encoding probable protein kinase At2g41970 has product MLCCGGSEEETSGPPANQYTAPSRGGNNAYGGGGGNDRGEPRSNITKSGGPQKVLPIEIPSITLDELNRLTGNFGTKAFIGEGSYGRVYYAKLSNGTEAAIKKLDTSSSPDPDTDFAAQLSVVSRLKHDNFVELTGYCLEADSRILVYQFASLGSLHDVLHGRKGVQGAEPGPVLNWNQRARIAFGAAKGLEFLHEKVQPSIVHRDVRSSNVLLFNEYEAKIADFSLTNQSSDTAARLHSTRVLGTFGYHAPEYAMTGQITQKSDVYSFGVVLLELLTGRKPVDHTMPKGQQSLVTWATPRLSEDKVKQCVDPKLNNDYPPKAIAKLAAVAALCVQYEADFRPNMTIVVKALQPLLNAKPPGPESNA; this is encoded by the exons ATGTTGTGTTGCGGAGGTTCAGAAGAAGAGACCAGCGGCCCGCCTGCAAACCAATACACTGCACCGTCAAGAGGGGGTAACAATGCGTATGGTGGAGGTGGAG GAAATGATAGAGGAGAGCCAAGGAGCAATATTACCAAGAGTGGTGGGCCGCAGAAAGTATTACCGATTGAGATACCATCGATAACGTTGGATGAGTTAAATAGGTTAACAGGAAATTTTGGTACAAAGGCTTTCATTGGTGAAGGTTCCTATGGAAGGGTTTACTACGCGAAATTGAGTAATGGTACTGAAGCTGCAATTAAAAAGCTAGATACTAGTTCTTCGCCTGATCCTGACACAGATTTTGCTGCTCAG TTATCAGTTGTTTCGAGACTCAAGCATGACAATTTTGTGGAGTTGACTGGATATTGTTTAGAAGCAGACAGTAGAATTTTGGTTTATCAATTTGCAAGTTTAGGTTCTTTGCATGATGTATTACACG GAAGGAAGGGTGTGCAAGGCGCTGAACCCGGCCCGGTTTTAAACTGGAACCAAAGAGCAAGAATTGCATTTGGTGCAGCAAAAGGCCTAGAGTTTCTGCATGAAAAAGTTCAACCTTCTATAGTTCATCGCGATGTTCGATCCAGTAATGTGTTGTTGTTCAATGAATATGAAGCTAAGATTGCTGATTTCAGCTTGACGAATCAGTCTTCTGACACTGCAGCTCGGCTACATTCTACAAGAGTCTTGGGAACATTTGGCTATCATGCTCCAGA GTATGCCATGACAGGCCAGATAACACAAAAAAGTGATGTGTATAGTTTCGGAGTTGTGCTTTTAGAACTCTTGACCGGAAGAAAGCCGGTAGACCATACAATGCCTAAAGGGCAACAAAGTCTTGTGACTTGG GCAACTCCAAGGTTGAGTGAGGACAAAGTGAAACAATGTGTGGATCCTAAGCTAAACAATGACTACCCTCCAAAGGCAATTGCTAAG TTGGCAGCTGTAGCAGCACTGTGTGTTCAGTATGAAGCCGATTTTCGGCCAAACATGACGATTGTCGTCAAAGCTCTTCAGCCACTTCTCAATGCAAAACCACCTGGTCCTGAATCTAATGCTTGA
- the LOC131610197 gene encoding E3 ubiquitin-protein ligase SINAT2-like yields the protein MAPGGSIFKEVLESHLMSSSDYGTPKAKSEAKINSTLTKSTSAGLHGKNGTSSKNGVHDLLGCPVCKNLMYPPIHQCPNGHTLCSSCKIEVQNLCPTCHHDLGNIRCLALEKVAESLELPCRYQSLGCNDIFPYYAKLKHEQSCGFRPYNCPYAGSECSVMGDIPTLVAHLKDEHKVDMHDGFTFNHRYVKTNPHEVENATWMLTVFNCYGRHFCLHFEAFQLGTAPVFMAFLRFMGDDNEEKKFSYSLEVGANGRKLIWQGIPRSIRDSHSKVRDSQDGLIIQRNQALYFSGGDKQELKLRITGRIWKED from the exons ATGGCTCCTGGAGGCAGCATTTTCAAAGAAGTTCTTGAGTCTCACCTGATGTCTTCTTCGGATTATGGGACCCCCAAGGCAAAATCCGAGGCCAAGATTAATAGTACACTTACAAAATCTACTAGTGCTGGGTTGCATGGAAAGAACGGAACTAGTTCGAAGAATGGTGTGCATGATTTACTCGGGTGCCCTGTCTGCAAGAATTTAATGTATCCTCCAATTCACCAG TGTCCAAATGGCCATACATTATGCTCGAGTTGTAAAATTGAAGTCCAAAATCTCTGCCCAACATGTCATCATGATCTTGGAAATATAAGGTGTTTGGCTTTGGAGAAAGTGGCGGAATCTTTGGAGCTTCCTTGCCGATATCAGAGTCTAGGTTGTAACGATATTTTCCCTTACTATGCTAAGCTTAAACACGAGCAAAGTTGCGGATTTCGTCCATACAATTGCCCCTATGCTGGATCTGAGTGTTCCGTGATGGGTGACATTCCAACTCTTGTTGCTCATCTAAAAGATGAACACAAGGTTGATATGCACGATGGATTCACCTTCAATCATCGATACGTCAAAACAAATCCACATGAAGTTGAAAATGCCACATGGATGCTAACC GTTTTCAATTGTTACGGACGACATTTCTGCTTGCACTTTGAGGCTTTCCAGCTTGGCACAGCTCCCGTTTTTATGGCCTTCTTACGGTTCATGGGCGATGACAACGAGGAGAAGAAATTCAGCTACAGTTTAGAAGTCGGTGCAAACGGGCGCAAACTTATATGGCAAGGAATCCCTCGGAGCATTCGTGACAGTCATAGTAAAGTTAGAGATAGTCAAGATGGACTTATTATTCAGAGGAATCAAGCCCTTTATTTTTCTGGTGGCGATAAACAGGAGTTGAAGTTGAGAATCACGGGTCGAATATGGAAAGAAGATTGA